Below is a window of Nicotiana tabacum cultivar K326 chromosome 19, ASM71507v2, whole genome shotgun sequence DNA.
aaatagtagtaaaacacgcagcccaacagcaccacaaaacagtccacaaaacaatccgctacaagtgaataactcgaactcacgacttccgatcaccgtcccgtgagttcttacaaataaaGAACGACTTACTATGCATCTACAACAGAaacaaatggatgaaagagagcagtaaacttaccctATTTATTGGATAACtcggctcctatcttggttcttcaaactctaggctttacctccaattagaacttgaaagggagagaaaatcaattggggtttgtggaaaatttgtttGGGAGGATTGTTTTAGAGATTAAGTCTGGTTATTTTTTCCTATTATCAGcctaatatataaaggggatagGCCTTTAAAAAGGCCTATTTGAACGATGCGAATTGGCCCTTTTATGGACGACCCGAACAAGCccagttttggattctcgttaaagcaagtaggtgacagtctgcaCAGTCTCAAAAAAATGCtcatatctctctattccgatattgtattgacaaatggtttaatgcgttggaaaatagactcatacaTATTtcatttgatgggtggaacaccccataactctacgtatattgggagaaaatggcatttacatttgacccaaagtttcagtaaaacttatgaacgtaacttgtgatgactttcatcgacttttgtttcaccactcgcttgacttcaaaacataacacatgactatcatacgactaacataactcataacataacctccttatcaatTTAAACACCCTGGTCTTActccaaaagtatatgttataatattcccaatttgtcgactttcgacgaaacattattgtttttcaattcctttagcttctgaaccttccaaccatctttgtacttgttgttcatgatcttcaatatttgtaacctccgaggtaatatgattaacttactttgtaaacttttcaaatatgatttcatttctgagcttacatcaattgacttacgatgtactcgtacgtatgaaaacatgggttgtaacagtTGTGGttgtgctactggcacatatacagcacatccaaaaatttgtagatgggcaatatttggttcatgaccaaaaactaattgtgacgaagaatatttattataatgtgttggtctgagatggataagtgatgctgcgtacaagatagcatggccccaaacagtagtgggtaattttgttttcataagtagtggtcttgctatcaattgcagccgtttaataaatgactctgcaaggccattttgagtatgaacataagctacaggatgttcaacttttatttcAACTAATAGACAGTaattatcaaaagcttgagatgagaattttccagcattatcaaggcgaatagcctttataggataatttgggaattgtgcccttaatcgaattatttgggctaataactttgcaaacgccaggttgcgagatgataataggcatacatgagaccatcttgaagatgcatctattaggaccataaaatatctaaacaacccacttggtgggtgaataggtccacatatatccccatgtatacgttctaaaaaggtaggggactcaatgccaaccttcattggtgatggtctagtgatcattttgccttgataacaagcatcacaagaaaattcatcatttgtaagaatcttcaggttctttaatggatgtccactcgaattttcagtaattcgtctcatcattattaatccaggatggcccaaatgGCCAtaccaaagtacaaaagtatttgaatcagtaaacttctagtttacgatagagtgtgatTCAATTGTACTAATcgttgaatagtataagccagaagataaagttggtgacttttctacaatgcatttctggccagaaatattctttgtaatacaaagatattccacgctcgtttcatctattgtctcaacatgatacccatttcggcggatatctataaaactcaacaagtttctttgggacttggaggagaataatgcattgtctataataagttttgttcccttagacagaaatacaatagctcttccggagccttcaatcaaacttatattaccagaaattgtagaaacatttgctttttccttatgcaaataagaaaagtatttctgatctttgaatatggcatgagttgttccactatcaattacacaaatatcttcgtgattggtctttgatccaaacataatttgaggattatccatattcttcaaaatgacataaacaaaataaatatgatagtaaatattattatcaaagcataacttttatttatgtacaacaattacataaccatactatctactacaaacaacaaaaattaaaatatttatatttctatagattcactaccgatcacatgacttgtttctccttctgggagtgcaagataatcagctacatccaaatgtataagtctaaattatcttcagaaataaaatttgcttcagcatttttctctatCTTATTCAGGGAGGCTTGGTACAGCTCAAcgaggtgctttggcgtacgacatgtacgtgaccagtgcccttttcatccacatctatagcatgcattttctggctttgcttcttgcaccgcttcatgcttttgttccttccttttccactactGGTGGTGAGGAGAGTTCTTTGGTGCATtgttattaccacgattagagtttcctccccgaccacggccatgaccacgattggggccacgtcctcttccacgcttagcttagTGGAAGTTCGACTCATTCACTTCAGgaaatggacaagaaccagtaggtcggctttcatggtttttcattaatagcccattatgttgctcagctacaagaagatgtgagataagttcagaatacttttttaaatcccatctctcgatattgctgctgcaggagcatattcgaggcatgaaaagtggtgaaagttttctccaacatatcatgatcagtaatattatcaccacatagtttcaattgagaaataattctgaacatagcagaattatactcactgatagatttaaaatcttgtagccttagatgagtccaatcataacgtgcctgtggaagaacgaccatcttcaggtggtcatatctatctttcaaattattccatagtatgactggatctttaatagtaagatattccatttcaggccctcatcaaggtgatggagtaggaatatcattgcgttggcacggtcttggtttgatgcctgatttttatctttgatggtgtctgccagacccatcgcatcaagcacccaagaaatgtagcttttgcccgatatatccaagGCTAataactcaagtttagaaagatttgacattatttagaaaaagaaagttcgtacatctaatactttcaaagtattttctcgagatggcagagtctcgtgctgataacgtgttataaaataaaaactgtaaagtaaagacaagtatagagaaaaactgatatattattcaaacttcaaacttatgtacataatgaacagaaaactcctctatttatagaagaaaggaagcaactgcgaggcttttcagaAAGCAGCTGCAAgacttttctttagctgcttgtaagctgtctgcatgagctgcttgcaacctgcctgtttaacaagaagctgctgcaaatcattttcattgagctgcttgcaacctgcctgcattagttgcttgtagataaacttcaacagagtactaaatgaataatcttcttcaggaagattatctatagcggagtaataaatgaatatccacaatataattattttcataacaccaTAATatttttaggatttggattgacTATAAAATTAATTAGAGAAATGTGTTATTGACACTACGACGGCATTAGAAGGATTTCATATAATTCGGCGGAAAGGGACTTAAACATAACATTTTGTTTATGATCTTGTTCCTCCTTTTCTCGCTATGCATAAAAGTAGAAATTGATTGGATTTTCATATAATTCGGCGGAAAGGGACTTAAACATAACATTTTGTTTATGATCTTGTTCCTCCTTTTCTCGCTATGCATAAAAGTAGAAATTGAACTCACTCTTTTCCGGAAGAAGCTCTTCATTTCTTTTTCCAAGATGTTCACTAACCCACCTCAATTGATTTGATATTGAACATAATTTTCAACTTAATACTATTGAGCATCATTACGAGCGCTCAACCTGATTCATTGGGCTCTCTTTTTGGTATTACTTATTCCGTTCTAAATAGGAACACATGGAAGAATGAGTTTGCTACCAGTATAAACATGATAAGATAGGATTCGTCATAAAAACAGCGTAAAATCGGTTCCAAATCTTTGCTCCGTAATATAAATACTAAAACAAATATTTCTTTAAGTATTCATCCTCGAGCAAGTACTTGTACGGTCCCACAAAGAGCTTTCATTTTCTAGATCACAATATTGGCCAACATAAAGCCCATTGGGAATAAAGGTCTGCTTACAATAGCTTCTCACAAAACGAATAACGGGAAaaagaactttttaaaaatatgcGAAGAACAAAATTCTGCAAATTGATTAAACTGCAACATCCCCAAAAACATTCACATCACCAATCATAGAGTAGTCCCCATCACCACCCCAGACAAAGGAAATTCTTTTTCCAAAGGCACAATGTTCGCATGAGGACAGCtccaaaaggaagaaagaagaaaaagaaatgaatcTCAGTTTCTGAGGGCTCAAAATATATACtagaaaatagtacaattagTAAGCAACAAGGACCATAAAGATTCTAAATCCATAGCAAAATAATTTCCAGAGTATGCACAAGCTCCAATTAAATGCCAGTGGATTACCAATCAAAATGACCATATCACTATTTCTGTTTCCAATCATGTAAACCAGTACTCCATCTGCAACAGACACTTCCACTAACCAAGATAATCAAGAATCATTCacaaaaaataagcaaaaactaGTAAGTTTGAGCTTTCTTTATAACACTGCATTGCAAGGAAATTGAGCTTCATACTATCAATATTGGATGATCCAGTCCCACAGGTCCATGTTAGAGAACCTACAAATGAATAAAACAGATTTCAGAAAATTCTGAGAATGATACTTCACTCATGAACATGGAGTAATGCATCTAAGCTGTCTGCTTTGATCCATTCAAAGAGAAACAAAGTTGAAATAGAAGTAAAACCAGCTgagcaaataaagaaaaggaacaGAGAGAACAAATTACGGTTAGCAAAAGGTTGACAGGTGAAGATGGAGGCAAAGAAACATATATAGCTTCTAATGATCTACACTGACTAGCTTCTTGCCATTAATTCTAGATGGGTCACAGATCCCTACTTTATCCTGCCTCATCAAGGTAATGCCAGCCATTGTTTGTCTTTAATGTCGGAAATGAAGCAGAAAAAAATGTTGAATAATGCACATTGCGTTGGGATGTCTCGTAAGATATTCTAAGCTAGGGATTTTAGAGGGTATACCCTGTTGAACTGTAAAGCAAACCAGGGATACACTGCGGTCCAAAGATCCTTTGAAGATCTTTTCACTTGAAAAAAGTAAGCCAACTGTCATGGACTCATGGTGTATGTAGCTGCTTGGAACTTACCTTctccaataaaaaataaaaaatgtagctGCTTGGAACTGTACACATTTGAGCTGGAATTAGGACATCTCTGTATGCTAAACAAATCAGTGAAATCACTGTTCATAGTAACTGTTTGAAATTCATAGCTGTAGTTCCGGTGATTAATGGTGATTCATAACTGTTTGAAATTCATAGCCGTCAGTGGGGTACATGTATACTGTGCTCCACTTTGCTAATTTACATGCCCACTAACCTCAAAGAAAcaatttcaatcttcaaaaatgaaaatgattGAAACagttgtaatttttttttgtgaaCACAGAACAAATAATGTCAATATACTCAACTCGGAACTTGGCAGAAAGGAGTCAAAGGTATTATACTTCCGAAGATGAAAGGCTGTCTCATGTTTAGATAAGTTTGGTTGTAATGTATTCGTCTTATTTTAATATAAAGGAAATATTTCTAAGGACAGACAGATATCCTATCCACAAGCTACCTTGCATGTTGTTTGAACAACAGCAAGGGGATGAATCTCCACATCTGCAAAGCGTATAGCAATATTTGAAGAACTTACTTGTCTATCTGGTTTATGTGAATCATACCTCCAAACCAAAACCAGGACAGGAAATAAGAATCTCACTTTAAAAgtaaaaatcaaatctaattgcacAGTTTCAACCCCAAAGGTATCCCTTGGAATCCAAACCCAGAATTTTAGATCAGCAATTATTATGTAATCTAAATGCtcttaaaatttccaaatttgtGCATCCAATTAAATCCATTATGACCAGCTCGTTTAAACTCTTGAGTAATGTGATGTCTGAGCCAGCTTGTGCGCACCTTGACTAAGTCTATGAGGTACCTGCTACCTCCTACCGACACAGATACTGAGTAATTCTGTCCACAAAGACTTGAACATATGGgaagaaataaaattttgagtaatTTAAGAGGGTGAATTGATTTGTGACATTTGTCAATAATATTTAAGGAAGCTTTTATGCCAAAAGATTAGAATATTTAGAAGATGAATCacatatatctatactatattaaaagcatgaacgCCCTTAACGAAATGTTGTTcgccctttaaaaatagatttcgcATTGGACGAAATAGTAGTTCAATAATTTtgtaatatttaggactttgaaatcaaataaaattatgattaTTAATTCTTGCCTTATTAGAATTATATagaaagtcctaatatttaggaataaaaTTAGAGTAAGATTATATTTATACAGATAAAAGTCCTTATTTGAATCATGTATAATAAATCTAATTTCCTTCCTTAATGAACTAATGTATACAGAGTTAATACTTGGAATTTTCACTTTGAAATTGGACATGAGGCAAACTGATATTTCCTTTGAAAGAGTAATAAGAAGAAATCAGAACAGATAAATGAAAGGAAAGATGAGAAGACaacgaaatgaaaaaaaaaaagatgggtCAAAAAAATTAAGCTGTTAATTAATTCATAAATAAAAGGACGAAATGATATTTgcagaaaatattttgaattctaatatttctttttgcttaaaattttgaattataaTGACAACTTCACAtttaaaacaacaaaaataattttaaaaaatacaatGTTGCTCATCATACATTGTTTATCGTAATTGTTATCCATCATACATTATTATCTTAACTATTTTTTAGTATTACGAGTATTCCATTTTCGATGTTTGGTTATAAGTAGGAGTTGGGTCAGATATtacaattattttaaaattttattgaaaaaaatatttattaaaaaaattaagacTTTGAATTTAACTACAAAATAATCACTTTTATTGTTATGGGATTTTGACATCATTTCTTTATATAGGGAAGCTATTTTTTATGTACTCCAGTTGAAAATTATGAATAAACTCATAGTAATAACAAGTAATGTAATACTGAATTTGCATTGCAATAGGAAGTTTTGAACTTTGAGTTATCCCAatcaaatttaaatattttaagccttcaacaaaagatgTAAAATTATGATAGATTTCAtgtttgttatttattttagaaTATATCAAAGTGAAAACAAAATTTCCATTTAAAAATtcttaatattttataataaaagaagTAGCGTTAAGTTTGAGTAGAAATAAAAGAACTTGAACTTTGAGGTTAGCTTTCCAATGATTGGCATTGGCTCACTTCAAAATATTGTTatagtaaaaataataatttacgaTAAAACCTGGAGTTCAAATGATTCTTTTAGCCGAATACATTCAACTGCAGTACAGAGTAAGTAATAATTAGACACACAATTCaaacaaaaaatttatttatatgagtaaaaaaaaaaaaattgattataTATATGTTTTCTAATTTTGTTGAACTTTGTTACTTGCAAAACTGTAGGGTATGAGAAATTATGgttcttttttatttaatataACTATTTAGCCAATCTTTAGATTACAAATAGTTTTCTAACTTTCCCTTGACTTACAAGTTTTATCATCTTTTAGAAATTATAAAACAGGATGCAACCTCTTTCGTGCACTAACTAATCAAAAGATTCAATtccaatttatttaattatatttttgatTTATAAGTCAAACacaatttttaataatatttatgtgaCTTTTAGAAGCAAGTTACTCATTGGAGCTAAAGTACACGTGCGATGCACGTATCCGAAGACTAGTAGAAGGTAAAAAGAAATATGGATAACTTATTCTTGGCATTAAGATGACacacatatttatttattgatATGGTTGTAGAGAACCTCTAGTATTAGAGAACACCTAATTGGCGGTCCTTAAGGGAATTAGAGTCACTTCTCTGGTCAAAGCAGATTATGCATGACTTTAATGTAGTTTTTTAAAAGGCAAAGAGGGATATCCGAGAGCAGAGGAAAATTACATGGTTGAAAAGCGTAAAGATAAAATTAGACAAATTTTCAGTATCTGCTTTTACGTGGACTCTCACCACTTTTTACTTGTTCTATGATTTTTCTACgtttccaaatttctcacaaaattaaGGCATCTGGAGCACAAATAAATTCTTTTGCTATAAAGTTTGTCTTGAATGATCAGCAGGCTATCAACGTGCCCATAAAAGGAAAGGATTTGAACAAGGAAAATCATAGATAAGGGGTATAGCTGCACGGTTAAAGTCTTCAGGTACCTCAAGAGCCTTGCTCTTGTAATTATACCAGAAGAAATATGAAAATTCATCCCAAAACAAGTCAGAATCAGCAAGTAAAATAGCTCCTATTAGTGCCCCCTTGTATTAGCATATCAAGAGCTTATAGCAGCACAAATGTATTTTGCTTTCAAGAAAAGGCACAATGTAGAGCAGCACAACACAGGATACTTAAATAAGCAAATGTTTAAGTCTATCGTCATTTTCACAAGAAACAAAAAAGTGCATGTATATCTTTGTATCTTATAGAAAGAGAGAGCAAGAGAAAGGGTGAGGTGAGAAGTTACAGTTTATTGAGTCTTCTTTTCCTTGTTTAAAGGCCTTGAAATCTTTCTCAGGATGTTATCATCAATTTTCCTGTACTGTGTCTGAATGACCTTTTGTGCTATAATAAGCTTGTCATCAATTTGATCTTGGTACTTGTCATACAACAGCGGCACTGATAAGCTAAAAAGAATTCCTGAAGGCAAGATACACAATCCAGTCAACAATAAATCCTCAACAACAACTTATATCGTCCTGACAAGACGCTACTACTCACCCATGTATATGAAAGTGAGGAAGTTGCAAAAACTACCAACATAAGATATCAGCCACAAGCCAACAGCAACCTGATAAATCAATCCATGTAATAAGATGTAAACGTGAACATAACATGACGCATGATAAAGGCGAACAAAACATGATGCATGAAATGGAAAGGTTTCCATAAAAGCAGACCTTAACAAAAAGTTTTAAGTTCCCACCAATAGCAATATCATGCGCAATCATCAATACATGATTGATCCAAACACGCACCATATCAGCAGCTTTTACCACAGATTCCTCATGAACCTCCATATCAGGGATAGGAGGTAGAGGCCTGGAATTGTAGAAACATTAATTGAATCATTAAGCCATAGCAAGTCTTACTACATCATAACCATAAAATAACGTCAAATTGCTCCACGCGATCAAAAATCACAATCGGAATGCATGCTCCAGTTGAAAAGGCAGAAGAAATGCAACAACCAAGCAGATCAAGgctttaattttcaaatactcATAGACAAAATAGATGATCCACCAATCTTAGTCACAGAGCAATCAGAAACTGAGTATTTCGAAAAAGTCGAATTGAGTTATAATTCATTACCTGTTAAGAAGTGAAGCAGATTTAGCCCAGAAGAAGAGAATCACAACTAGAAGCAACAGGACATTAGCAATAAAGGAAAGAACATTATATCCAGCTCTCTCAAATAGAATCCA
It encodes the following:
- the LOC107789452 gene encoding reticulon-like protein B11, translated to MGDNRQSFVHHALGGGPVADVLLWRRWCGSVTLLVSSTALWILFERAGYNVLSFIANVLLLLVVILFFWAKSASLLNRPLPPIPDMEVHEESVVKAADMVRVWINHVLMIAHDIAIGGNLKLFVKVAVGLWLISYVGSFCNFLTFIYMGILFSLSVPLLYDKYQDQIDDKLIIAQKVIQTQYRKIDDNILRKISRPLNKEKKTQ